The DNA segment TCAAGATTCCGCATATCATCGGACTGATTCTGGCCGGGATGTTTATCGGGCCGAATGGTATTGGGTTGGTTCTTTCAGACCGAAGTTTCGAGATTTTTGGTAAGGTGGGGTTGATTTATCTGATGTTTCTGGCTTCTTTAGAGCTTAATGTTAACGACTTCCGGCAAAACCAGTCCAAAGGAATTGTATTTGGTCTTACGACCTTCTCTTTTCAGATGTTACTGGGAACCTTTGCCGGATTCTATATTTTACATTATCCCATATTGAAGTCGGTATTGCTGGCGTCCATGTTTGCCTCGCACACGCTGATTACTTATCCGCTGCTTTACCGTTATGGGATTACACGGCAACGTGCAGTAATTGTTACTGTAGCAGGAACAATTATTACTGACCTTTTTGCACTTCTTGTCCTGGCTGGGGTGGTCTCAATCCATAAAGGAGAGATGAGTGAATGGTTTTGGATAAAACTGGGTGGTTCATTTACGCTATATGTGGTTGGTGTCATATTTTTCTATCCACGTATCGTGAAGTATTTCTTTAAAAAGTACAATGACAATATTCTCCAATACATTTTTATCCTGTCATTGGTGTTCTTGTCCGCCTGGATTGCTGAGGTGATTGGGTTGGAAGGCATCATCGGTGCCTTTCTGGCCGGAATCGTACTGAATCGCTACATTCCGAAGATTTCACCGTTGATGAACCGAATTGAGTTTGTGGGAAATGCTCTGTTTATACCTTATTTCCTTATCGGAGTGGGTATGCGGATTGATCTCGGTGTTCTGTTTAAGGGCGTGGATTCATTGATCGTAGTGGCAACCATGACTGTCCTGGCTATTTTTGGTAAATGGTTCTCAGCCTATATTACCCAGAAAATCTTCCGTATGGGCAAATACGAAGGGCTGATGATTTTTGGTCTCAGTAATTCGCATGCGGCAGCCACATTGGCAGTGGTATTGGTCGGTTATAACGTTGGGATTTTCGATATCAATGTGATGAACGGGGCAATTATCCTGATACTTGTTTCCTGTACGGTCAGCTCTTTCGTGACGGAGCGAGCGGCAAAAGCGCTGGCTAAAGAGCATGTTCAGGAATCCAAAACGGTCATTGACCAGCGACAGGAGAGAATATTGATTCCATTGTCCAATCCCTCTACGGTGGGTAACCTGGTCAATCTGGCCTTGCTGATGAAAGACCCGCGGAGGAAATCCCGACTGGTTGCGCTGACCGTTGTCAGCAAAGACAACAATGAGAAGGCTCTTTCAAATGGGAACAAGTTGCTTGATATGGCCTCGCAGGTGGCTTCTTCTGCGGATACCTATGTCAAGAAGATTCTTCGCATAGACATGAACGTTTCCAGTGGTATTCTCCATACGATTAAGGAAAAAGAGATTACGGAGGTGATTGTGGGACTGCACCGCAGGGCTAATATTGTGGATACCTTCTTCGGGACAATGACGGATAATGTACTGGATGGCACCAATAAAATGCTCACGATTGCCAAATGTACCACGCCGGTCAACATGTTTACGCGCATCGTGGTCGCCGTTCCCGATAAAGCGGAAATGGAGACCGGATTCCGTCTGTGGGTGGACCGTTTGTCCAATATGACCCGCCAGATTGGTTGTCGTATCATTTTTTACTCTACACCTAATACGTTGAAGAGTATCAAAAGCCTGATTCGTCGTTACAATATCCGCGCTGAGTTTGAATTGATGGAAGATTGGGATGAATTCCTCTCTTTGACCAAGGTGGTGATTCCGGATGACCTTTTTGTAATCATAGCAGCCCGTAAGTCCTCCAACTCCTACCATCCCGATTTTGATAAACTTCCGGTCTTCCTATCGCGTTATTTTGCCGATAATAATATTGCGTTGATCTATCCGGCACAGTTTGGGCACGAGGAGCACGAGGTGATGCAGGAAGCCGAAGCACCTTCCATTTTATCCAATCTGGCTAAATGATAACAATAGTGGATTTGCTGAAAGCATTAAGATACACTACCTTTGCCGTTACGATTTGTGTTACCGTTTGTGTTTGCTGACGGAAAATCATGTTTAATTCTCTATCAAATAATATACTATGCCAGTCACATTACCATCTAATTTGCCGGCGATTGAGTTACTGAAAAAGGAAAATATCTTCGTGATGGATGAATCGCGGGCCTCCTCGCAGGATATTCGTCCGTTGAAAATCCTCGTGCTCAATCTGATGCCGCTCAAGATTACGACTGAAACCGATATAGTCCGACTTCTGTCGAATACCCCTTTGCAGATTGAACTCACTCTGATGCACATCAAAGAACATAACTCTAAGAATACGCCTATCGAGCACTTGCTGGAGTTTTACAATGACTTTGATGAGGTGAAAGGGCAGAACTTTGACGGAATGATTGTCACCGGGGCTCCTGTAGAACAATTGCCTTTCGAGGAAGTAACCTATTGGGCTCAGATTCAGGAGATATTCAACTGGGCGCGTCATCACGTGACCTCCACCTTTTATATCTGTTGGGCTGCGCAGGCAGGATTGTATCATTTCTACGGCGTACCCAAGCATCCTTTGGATCAAAAGATGTTCGGCGTATTCAAACATACCGCTAATGACCCGACCCTTCCGATTTTCCGTGGACTCGATGATGAATTCTATGTTCCGCATAGCCGTCATACCGAGGTGCGTCGTGAAGATCTGGAAAAGGTGTCGGAAGTGACCATCTTGTCAGAATCGGAAGAATCAGGGGTCTATATTGCCATGGCTCGTGATGGTCGCGAGTTCTTCATCACCGGCCACTCTGAATATGCACCT comes from the Parabacteroides sp. FAFU027 genome and includes:
- a CDS encoding cation:proton antiporter — encoded protein: MLSHFHLPITDPTLIFSIVLAIILFAPLLLNKIKIPHIIGLILAGMFIGPNGIGLVLSDRSFEIFGKVGLIYLMFLASLELNVNDFRQNQSKGIVFGLTTFSFQMLLGTFAGFYILHYPILKSVLLASMFASHTLITYPLLYRYGITRQRAVIVTVAGTIITDLFALLVLAGVVSIHKGEMSEWFWIKLGGSFTLYVVGVIFFYPRIVKYFFKKYNDNILQYIFILSLVFLSAWIAEVIGLEGIIGAFLAGIVLNRYIPKISPLMNRIEFVGNALFIPYFLIGVGMRIDLGVLFKGVDSLIVVATMTVLAIFGKWFSAYITQKIFRMGKYEGLMIFGLSNSHAAATLAVVLVGYNVGIFDINVMNGAIILILVSCTVSSFVTERAAKALAKEHVQESKTVIDQRQERILIPLSNPSTVGNLVNLALLMKDPRRKSRLVALTVVSKDNNEKALSNGNKLLDMASQVASSADTYVKKILRIDMNVSSGILHTIKEKEITEVIVGLHRRANIVDTFFGTMTDNVLDGTNKMLTIAKCTTPVNMFTRIVVAVPDKAEMETGFRLWVDRLSNMTRQIGCRIIFYSTPNTLKSIKSLIRRYNIRAEFELMEDWDEFLSLTKVVIPDDLFVIIAARKSSNSYHPDFDKLPVFLSRYFADNNIALIYPAQFGHEEHEVMQEAEAPSILSNLAK
- the metA gene encoding homoserine O-succinyltransferase, whose translation is MPVTLPSNLPAIELLKKENIFVMDESRASSQDIRPLKILVLNLMPLKITTETDIVRLLSNTPLQIELTLMHIKEHNSKNTPIEHLLEFYNDFDEVKGQNFDGMIVTGAPVEQLPFEEVTYWAQIQEIFNWARHHVTSTFYICWAAQAGLYHFYGVPKHPLDQKMFGVFKHTANDPTLPIFRGLDDEFYVPHSRHTEVRREDLEKVSEVTILSESEESGVYIAMARDGREFFITGHSEYAPDTLDTEYKRDLSKGLSIEMPQNYYRNDDPNEKPLVRWRSHANLLFSNWLNYYVYQETPFDIREIK